The following are from one region of the Ignavibacteriota bacterium genome:
- a CDS encoding sigma-54-dependent Fis family transcriptional regulator: MEKQEKILIVDDEKVIRESLQNWFEDDNYLVDTAENGEIALKKYTVEKYDLLLVDMKMPGMSGLDLLSKIKAIDKDALIILITAFASVPTAITALKNGAYDYVTKPIDPDELSHLVKRALEQKALKMENIQLKENIDEIIKPDNLIGESFQMKKILELVHTVAKTDTTVMIRGESGTGKELIAKAIHINSNRKYFPIITVNCGALAESLLESELFGHEKGSFTGAQFRRKGKFEMADRGTIFLDEIGSISLKMQVELLRVIESKQFNRVGGNDLIKSDFRVITATNEALEELVKTGKFREDLYYRLNVFSVVIPPLRERRDDIPLLANFFIRKFSTVMNKPVKTVSKEAMEFLINHDWPGNVRELENAIERAMVVGKSNSITVDDLPFHLSQINGLFTDDDKSLASMERKFILRTLNENNWNISKAAQLLEIDRVTLYNKIDKYSLRKAEY, translated from the coding sequence ATGGAGAAGCAAGAAAAAATACTGATAGTAGATGATGAAAAGGTTATCAGAGAATCACTTCAAAACTGGTTTGAAGATGACAATTATCTCGTTGACACAGCAGAAAACGGTGAAATTGCTTTAAAAAAATATACGGTTGAGAAATATGATCTTCTTCTTGTTGATATGAAGATGCCGGGTATGAGCGGATTAGACCTGCTCTCCAAAATTAAAGCAATTGATAAAGATGCTCTTATTATTCTCATCACAGCATTTGCCTCAGTTCCTACTGCGATCACTGCTTTGAAAAATGGTGCATACGATTATGTAACAAAACCGATTGATCCTGATGAACTTTCACATCTTGTTAAACGTGCTCTCGAACAAAAAGCTCTGAAGATGGAAAACATTCAGTTGAAAGAAAATATTGATGAGATAATCAAGCCCGATAATCTGATCGGTGAAAGTTTTCAAATGAAAAAAATTCTTGAGCTGGTACACACCGTTGCTAAAACAGATACTACAGTAATGATCAGGGGTGAGAGCGGAACCGGAAAAGAACTGATCGCAAAAGCAATTCATATTAACAGTAACAGAAAATATTTTCCGATTATAACTGTTAACTGCGGAGCTCTTGCAGAATCACTTCTTGAAAGCGAATTATTCGGGCACGAGAAAGGGTCTTTCACCGGTGCTCAATTCAGAAGAAAAGGAAAATTTGAAATGGCGGACCGTGGAACAATATTCCTCGATGAGATCGGTTCAATCTCCCTTAAAATGCAGGTGGAACTTTTAAGAGTGATCGAATCAAAACAATTCAACCGGGTTGGCGGAAATGATTTAATAAAAAGTGATTTCAGAGTTATCACCGCTACAAATGAGGCACTTGAAGAACTTGTGAAAACCGGAAAGTTCAGAGAAGATCTTTATTACAGGTTGAACGTATTTTCAGTTGTTATCCCTCCATTAAGGGAAAGAAGAGATGACATTCCTCTGCTTGCAAATTTTTTCATCAGGAAATTTTCAACTGTGATGAATAAGCCGGTGAAAACAGTTTCAAAAGAAGCGATGGAATTCCTTATAAATCATGATTGGCCGGGCAACGTCCGTGAGCTTGAGAATGCTATTGAAAGAGCGATGGTTGTTGGTAAATCAAATTCTATTACAGTTGATGATCTTCCCTTCCATCTATCACAAATCAATGGTCTGTTTACTGACGATGATAAAAGTCTTGCATCGATGGAAAGAAAATTTATTCTTAGAACATTAAATGAAAATAACTGGAATATTTCCAAAGCTGCTCAGTTACTTGAGATTGACAGAGTTACACTCTACAACAAAATAGATAAATATAGTTTGCGCAAAGCTGAGTATTGA
- the hybB gene encoding Ni/Fe-hydrogenase cytochrome b subunit, which produces MSHENVHPVPIKHKFFTPGVVVLILIALNGIVFLMGRFFFGLGAVTNLNNQYPWGLWIGVDVAAGVALAAGGFTTAALGHIMHKNEYHAIVRPALLTAMLGYTFVAFGVFVDIGRWYYIWHPLIMWNGNSALFEVGICVMIYLSVLYIEFLPVITERFIGKVNLPGIFSGLNNITDKVLRLLDKGLSKTMFIFIIAGVVLSTLHQSSLGTLMIIAGPKMHPLWQTPILPLLFLLSAISVGFPMVIFESMLASRSLGLKPEMHLLSRLGSMIAPLLGIYLAFKIGDMFIRETFVYLNEFNTASVMFTIEMLFGVIIPLRMFLSTKVLKSPLFLFIASCLVVFGVLLNRINNFIVAYAPPYSTESYIPSFGEISLTVGFVALLVLLYRFFVINFPVISLPGKESAPRTKYTIRGEK; this is translated from the coding sequence ATGAGTCACGAGAATGTCCATCCTGTTCCTATCAAGCACAAGTTTTTTACACCAGGTGTAGTTGTATTAATTCTTATTGCATTAAATGGCATTGTGTTTTTGATGGGAAGATTTTTCTTCGGGCTTGGTGCTGTTACAAATCTGAATAATCAATATCCATGGGGATTATGGATTGGTGTTGATGTGGCAGCAGGAGTTGCGCTTGCAGCAGGCGGATTTACAACTGCTGCACTTGGTCATATAATGCATAAAAATGAATACCACGCAATCGTTCGTCCGGCATTACTAACTGCAATGCTTGGTTATACTTTTGTAGCATTCGGTGTATTTGTTGATATTGGAAGATGGTATTACATCTGGCATCCGTTGATTATGTGGAATGGTAATTCAGCTCTTTTCGAAGTTGGTATTTGTGTTATGATCTATCTGAGCGTTCTTTATATTGAATTTCTTCCCGTGATTACTGAAAGGTTTATTGGAAAAGTTAATCTTCCGGGAATTTTTTCAGGCTTAAATAATATTACTGATAAAGTACTTCGACTTCTTGATAAAGGTTTATCAAAGACGATGTTTATTTTTATTATTGCCGGTGTAGTGCTTTCAACATTGCATCAATCATCTTTAGGAACTTTGATGATAATTGCGGGACCAAAAATGCATCCACTCTGGCAAACACCAATTCTCCCGCTTTTATTTCTTCTTTCAGCAATATCAGTTGGCTTTCCGATGGTAATTTTTGAATCAATGCTTGCTTCAAGATCTTTGGGATTAAAACCTGAGATGCACTTACTTTCGAGATTAGGTTCAATGATTGCACCACTATTGGGAATTTATTTAGCTTTCAAAATTGGTGATATGTTTATTCGGGAAACATTTGTTTACTTAAATGAATTCAACACAGCAAGTGTGATGTTCACAATCGAAATGTTATTCGGAGTAATTATCCCACTCCGGATGTTTCTTTCAACAAAAGTATTAAAATCTCCGTTATTTCTTTTTATTGCATCTTGTTTAGTTGTCTTCGGCGTACTGCTGAACCGGATAAATAATTTTATAGTTGCATATGCACCACCGTACAGTACGGAATCTTACATACCATCATTCGGAGAAATTTCTTTGACAGTTGGTTTTGTAGCCTTATTAGTTCTTTTATATAGATTTTTTGTAATAAATTTTCCGGTGATAAGTTTACCCGGAAAAGAATCAGCACCGCGGACTAAGTACACTATCAGAGGAGAGAAGTGA
- the hybB gene encoding Ni/Fe-hydrogenase cytochrome b subunit, with protein sequence MKMTIKKILKPSFWKVVSVIIVTMGLVSTYLRFTKGLGATTNLQDSVPWGLWIGFDFIGVGLAAAGFTIAATVHIFNIHKYESLVRPAILTAFLGYMVVVCLLLVDLGRPENFWHPLVMWNIHSVMFEITWCIICYSTVLLLEFAPVILEKFKLKGPIKILKIISIPVVIAGVLFSTLHQSSFGSLYLIVPGKLHPLWYSSLLPVHFFISCVAAGLSMIIFESYLIARSCTKEQGFTNTGLKINILSGAAFVVWIALIAGLLLKLYDFISNGKLHYLTVPSLETNLFYLEIILGTIFPIILLSNKKIRQDKKWLYIISICVISGLILNRINVAITGLAATSGVNYFPSFDEISITMMLVVMAIFAFKLIAKNFSLFADEDSEHTSNVIASNKPKPIILSEQYE encoded by the coding sequence ATGAAAATGACTATTAAAAAAATATTAAAACCTTCGTTCTGGAAAGTTGTCTCAGTTATCATTGTAACAATGGGCTTAGTTTCCACTTATCTTAGATTTACAAAAGGACTCGGCGCAACAACAAACTTGCAAGATTCTGTTCCCTGGGGATTATGGATTGGATTTGATTTTATTGGTGTAGGTCTTGCTGCTGCAGGATTTACTATCGCTGCAACTGTTCACATATTTAATATTCACAAATATGAGTCTCTTGTTCGTCCTGCAATTCTAACAGCTTTTCTCGGATATATGGTTGTTGTCTGCTTGCTTCTGGTAGATCTTGGCAGACCAGAAAACTTCTGGCATCCATTAGTGATGTGGAATATTCATTCAGTTATGTTTGAAATCACCTGGTGCATTATATGTTATTCAACTGTTCTGCTTCTGGAATTTGCACCGGTCATTCTTGAAAAATTCAAACTCAAAGGTCCTATTAAAATTCTTAAAATAATTTCAATCCCTGTCGTGATTGCTGGTGTGTTATTTTCAACATTACACCAATCATCGTTTGGTTCTCTTTACCTGATCGTTCCGGGAAAATTACATCCATTATGGTACTCGTCTTTGTTACCTGTGCACTTTTTTATTTCCTGTGTTGCAGCAGGTTTATCAATGATAATATTTGAATCGTATCTGATTGCAAGAAGTTGTACAAAAGAACAAGGATTTACTAATACAGGTTTGAAAATAAATATTTTATCTGGTGCAGCCTTTGTAGTTTGGATTGCACTGATTGCCGGATTGCTGTTAAAGCTGTATGATTTTATCAGCAATGGAAAACTTCATTATCTAACTGTTCCTTCATTAGAAACAAATTTATTTTATTTAGAAATAATTCTTGGAACAATTTTCCCTATCATTTTGCTCAGCAATAAAAAAATCAGACAGGATAAAAAGTGGCTTTATATTATTTCAATTTGCGTAATCAGTGGATTGATACTTAATAGAATAAATGTTGCCATCACAGGATTAGCCGCGACCTCAGGAGTAAATTATTTCCCATCATTCGATGAAATCAGTATCACAATGATGCTTGTTGTTATGGCAATATTTGCGTTCAAATTAATTGCGAAGAACTTCTCCCTTTTTGCAGATGAAGATTCTGAGCATACAAGCAACGTCATTGCTTCAAATAAACCGAAACCAATAATTTTAAGTGAACAATATGAATAA
- a CDS encoding HAMP domain-containing histidine kinase, whose translation MKIGVLNRLSFRLIISISCILVVILSVYTYFIIKNLDSYLTHLRFQSAYNISDIIKKSTRYGMLLNRREDVHQIINTLRSEIGVEEIRIYNKLGIVIFSTKPEEILSQVDLTDDACIVCHNSSVPLKSLTNEDKIRIYKNSDDKRILGLINPIQNEPDCSNADCHAHSSDTNILGVLDVGVTLDELDTIIEESTTRVILVSVFLVLIISFFTDLFITKLVNKPIKKIRAGIEAVGNGNLDYKIELNSKNELGQMAYRFNEMSTKLNEAYKEIKNWSETLNDKVNEKTKELKNIYDQVNQIEKLASLGKLSATVAHELNNPLAGILNYSKLISKKLQNLQKDTEHQKMIEFLDIISHEAARCGQIVKDLLIFSRSEQDEYAKEDLLKITDNSITVINHHLEIHGIKLIKDYPDVPILIYCNADKIQQALMALLINSIEASPDGGKITVSIVPEQNNIIIKVADEGTGISNKDLPHIFEPFYSTKEDSNGTGLGLPVAYGIITNHGGNIEVEKTSNQGTTFKITLPTAEHAV comes from the coding sequence ATGAAAATAGGGGTTTTAAATAGACTAAGTTTTCGACTCATCATTTCTATTTCGTGTATCCTCGTTGTAATTCTCTCAGTTTATACTTACTTCATTATAAAAAATCTTGATAGTTATCTGACTCACCTGAGATTTCAGAGTGCTTATAACATCAGTGACATAATTAAAAAATCTACTCGCTACGGAATGCTTTTAAATCGGCGGGAAGATGTTCATCAGATTATAAATACCCTTCGATCCGAGATTGGAGTTGAAGAGATCCGCATTTATAACAAACTTGGTATAGTAATTTTTTCTACCAAACCGGAAGAGATTCTCTCTCAGGTTGATTTAACAGATGATGCTTGCATTGTATGTCATAACAGTTCTGTTCCCTTAAAAAGTTTAACCAACGAGGATAAAATCCGGATTTATAAAAACTCAGATGATAAGAGAATACTGGGTTTGATTAATCCGATTCAAAATGAACCTGACTGTTCAAATGCTGATTGTCATGCTCATTCGTCCGATACAAATATTCTCGGTGTTCTTGATGTAGGCGTGACTCTTGATGAGCTTGATACTATAATTGAAGAAAGTACGACAAGAGTAATTTTGGTTTCAGTGTTTCTGGTTCTTATCATTTCTTTTTTTACTGATCTGTTCATAACAAAGTTAGTTAATAAGCCGATTAAAAAAATCAGAGCCGGTATAGAAGCAGTTGGTAATGGAAATTTAGATTACAAAATTGAACTCAACTCTAAAAACGAGTTGGGTCAAATGGCTTACCGGTTTAATGAAATGTCAACCAAATTAAATGAGGCATACAAAGAAATTAAAAACTGGTCTGAAACACTAAATGATAAAGTGAATGAAAAAACAAAAGAGCTGAAAAATATTTATGATCAGGTCAATCAAATTGAAAAACTGGCTTCGCTTGGAAAATTATCTGCCACAGTAGCTCATGAATTGAATAATCCGCTTGCAGGAATTTTAAATTACAGCAAGCTGATATCCAAAAAATTACAGAATCTTCAGAAAGATACTGAGCATCAGAAAATGATTGAATTTCTTGACATTATCTCACACGAAGCTGCACGATGCGGTCAAATTGTAAAAGACTTGTTGATATTTTCCCGTTCTGAACAAGATGAGTATGCTAAAGAAGACTTATTGAAAATTACAGATAACAGCATTACTGTTATCAATCATCATCTCGAAATTCATGGAATAAAGTTGATAAAGGATTATCCTGATGTTCCGATTTTAATTTATTGTAATGCAGACAAAATTCAGCAGGCACTGATGGCTCTATTGATTAACTCAATTGAAGCATCACCTGATGGAGGAAAAATAACCGTCAGCATTGTCCCCGAACAAAACAACATAATAATAAAAGTTGCAGACGAAGGAACCGGAATTTCGAATAAGGATTTACCTCATATCTTTGAGCCATTTTATTCTACTAAAGAAGATTCTAACGGTACAGGACTTGGGCTGCCAGTTGCTTACGGAATTATTACTAATCACGGTGGAAATATTGAAGTTGAAAAAACTTCAAACCAGGGAACTACATTTAAAATAACTTTGCCAACAGCCGAACACGCTGTATAA
- a CDS encoding zf-TFIIB domain-containing protein: MLCPVCNNPMIVLELEQVEVDYCTNCAGVWLDAGELELLLESHEERNRLINLFKEAEAVNEKSHKCPICRKKMIKVEVGEKGKVVVDKCKKNHGIWFDKGELQKVVEFGSVNKENKIINLLKNMFENSSQNNGGNK; the protein is encoded by the coding sequence ATGCTCTGCCCCGTTTGTAATAATCCAATGATCGTGCTCGAGTTAGAGCAAGTGGAAGTTGATTACTGTACAAACTGTGCAGGAGTCTGGCTTGATGCAGGCGAGCTGGAACTGCTTCTTGAATCGCATGAAGAAAGAAACAGACTAATCAATTTGTTTAAAGAAGCTGAAGCTGTAAATGAAAAAAGCCACAAGTGCCCAATCTGCAGAAAGAAAATGATAAAAGTTGAAGTTGGTGAGAAAGGAAAAGTTGTAGTTGATAAATGCAAAAAGAATCACGGGATCTGGTTCGATAAAGGCGAACTTCAAAAAGTCGTTGAGTTCGGATCTGTGAACAAAGAAAATAAAATAATTAATCTTTTAAAAAATATGTTTGAAAATTCATCCCAAAATAATGGAGGTAATAAATGA
- a CDS encoding archaemetzincin family Zn-dependent metalloprotease: protein MELFIAPVKFHNMPLLQNLIEELSKRFSSDIKVIDLKLNIDNFFSAERKQYFSTQIIAEAIKLTDKFDGKIVMLTDVDIFVPALTFIFGEAQLNGKHSILSVCRLYEEFYSNISNKHLLLERTIKEALHELGHCFGLRHCLDWDCVMHSSPGIEEVDIKGISYCRKCSLSIKDYRY from the coding sequence ATGGAACTTTTCATTGCTCCTGTTAAATTCCATAATATGCCTCTGCTTCAAAATCTTATTGAAGAATTATCAAAGCGATTTTCCTCAGACATAAAAGTAATAGACTTAAAATTAAATATTGATAATTTCTTTTCAGCCGAAAGGAAGCAATATTTTTCAACTCAGATTATTGCAGAAGCAATTAAGCTGACTGATAAATTTGATGGCAAGATTGTTATGCTAACTGATGTTGACATTTTTGTTCCGGCGCTGACTTTCATTTTTGGTGAAGCCCAGTTAAACGGAAAGCATTCTATTCTTTCCGTCTGCCGGCTGTACGAGGAATTCTATTCAAACATTTCGAACAAACATCTTCTGCTTGAAAGAACAATTAAAGAAGCACTTCACGAATTAGGTCATTGTTTTGGTCTTCGTCATTGTCTTGATTGGGATTGTGTGATGCATTCATCTCCGGGAATTGAAGAAGTTGATATCAAAGGTATTAGTTACTGCCGTAAATGCAGTTTGAGTATTAAAGATTACAGGTACTAA
- a CDS encoding 4Fe-4S dicluster domain-containing protein — protein sequence MPGKSRRDFLKTSALVGASVAGISTVAKAGPKNILSEDRMGVLVDTTVCVGCRNCEWACKDSHNLPAGELHSYEDRKILDTKRRPDNTALTVVNEFSPGKNSNLPVDVKVQCMHCDHPACVSACIVGAFSKHENGSVTWDTDMCIGCRYCMVACPFQVPAFEYDKALNPLIMKCDFCFERVKEGKIPACVEICPVEALTYGVRSDLIKIARDRIKRNPEKYVDHIFGEYEVGGTSWLYLANKEFAELDFPNLGEKPAPGVSESIQHGIFAYFVPPVSLYALLGGMMWLSKRRKELDKEEE from the coding sequence ATGCCTGGTAAAAGCCGCCGTGATTTTCTTAAGACATCTGCTTTAGTCGGAGCCAGTGTAGCAGGTATTTCAACTGTTGCCAAAGCTGGTCCTAAAAACATTTTATCTGAAGACCGGATGGGAGTTTTAGTAGATACTACGGTTTGCGTTGGCTGCAGAAATTGTGAATGGGCTTGTAAAGATTCTCATAATCTGCCCGCAGGTGAATTACATTCTTATGAAGACAGAAAAATTCTTGATACAAAACGAAGACCAGACAATACAGCCTTAACAGTTGTGAACGAATTCTCTCCGGGAAAAAATTCTAACTTGCCTGTTGATGTAAAAGTTCAGTGTATGCATTGCGATCATCCTGCATGCGTGTCAGCATGTATCGTCGGTGCATTTAGTAAACATGAAAATGGAAGCGTAACGTGGGATACCGATATGTGTATCGGCTGCAGATACTGTATGGTCGCCTGTCCGTTTCAGGTACCTGCGTTTGAATATGATAAAGCACTAAACCCATTGATAATGAAATGTGATTTTTGTTTTGAAAGAGTAAAAGAAGGAAAAATTCCTGCGTGTGTGGAAATTTGTCCGGTTGAAGCACTCACTTATGGTGTGAGAAGTGATCTGATTAAAATTGCTCGTGATAGAATCAAAAGAAATCCTGAAAAATATGTCGATCATATTTTCGGAGAATATGAAGTTGGAGGGACTTCATGGTTATACTTAGCAAATAAGGAATTTGCAGAACTTGATTTTCCAAATCTTGGCGAGAAACCGGCTCCGGGTGTTTCGGAATCAATTCAACATGGAATTTTTGCTTATTTTGTTCCTCCTGTTTCATTGTATGCATTACTTGGAGGAATGATGTGGTTATCTAAACGTCGAAAAGAACTTGATAAGGAGGAAGAATAA
- a CDS encoding M48 family metallopeptidase: MWELIQSNRRKSLILFISLGITLLLLGYFFGSAYYADGGGFIGIFFALVIWGILSLISYFSGSKILLAVSGAKEVTKDVHPQLFNVVEEMKISAGLPAMPKIYIMNETAPNAFATGIKPENSAVAVTAGLLARLNRDELQGVIAHEVSHIVNRDVMFMTFAGIMLGSIVLISEVFLRSLWFGGGRYSSKSSKSSGQGQLIIMIVAIAFAILAPILAQLLYFAISRKREYLADASAVRYTRYPEGLASALEKISQNTIELKTANKVTAPMYIVNPLKPKEQKLSDLTSTHPPISERIRILRSMSGGANYIDYQNAFNVVKKHKVNLIPSSGLADQTSVGLKEIVSSSIPLGLTKQVKREAGDIMMKVNNYSFVDCECGLKIKIPPDFKKDTVICPRCGRTHSLAS; encoded by the coding sequence ATGTGGGAACTTATACAGTCCAATAGAAGAAAATCGCTGATACTTTTTATTTCTCTTGGAATCACATTATTACTTCTGGGATATTTTTTTGGAAGTGCATATTACGCTGATGGCGGTGGGTTCATCGGAATCTTCTTTGCACTTGTGATCTGGGGAATACTTTCACTCATAAGTTACTTCAGCGGAAGTAAAATACTGTTAGCAGTAAGTGGTGCAAAAGAAGTTACAAAAGATGTTCATCCACAACTATTTAATGTAGTTGAAGAAATGAAAATATCTGCGGGACTTCCTGCTATGCCAAAAATTTATATCATGAATGAAACTGCACCGAACGCTTTCGCAACGGGTATCAAGCCAGAAAATAGTGCAGTTGCTGTTACTGCTGGCTTGCTTGCAAGATTGAACAGGGATGAACTGCAGGGAGTTATTGCTCACGAAGTTTCTCATATAGTCAATCGCGATGTTATGTTTATGACTTTTGCAGGAATTATGCTTGGAAGTATTGTTTTAATCTCTGAAGTTTTTCTAAGAAGTCTTTGGTTCGGTGGAGGAAGATATAGTTCAAAATCTTCAAAGAGCAGTGGACAGGGACAATTGATAATTATGATCGTTGCAATTGCATTCGCAATACTTGCGCCGATACTTGCTCAGCTTCTTTACTTTGCAATTTCAAGAAAGAGAGAATATTTAGCAGATGCATCAGCAGTTCGTTATACAAGATATCCCGAAGGACTTGCTTCTGCTCTGGAAAAAATTTCTCAAAATACGATTGAGTTAAAGACTGCGAACAAAGTAACCGCACCGATGTATATTGTTAATCCTTTAAAACCTAAAGAGCAAAAACTATCTGATCTTACAAGCACTCATCCACCAATCTCTGAAAGAATTAGAATTCTCAGAAGTATGTCAGGTGGAGCAAATTACATCGATTATCAGAATGCTTTCAATGTAGTAAAAAAACATAAAGTTAATCTGATTCCTTCTTCCGGACTTGCCGATCAAACTTCAGTTGGTTTGAAGGAAATAGTTTCTTCATCAATTCCACTTGGTTTGACCAAACAAGTAAAACGGGAAGCAGGTGACATAATGATGAAGGTCAATAACTATTCTTTCGTTGATTGTGAATGTGGACTGAAAATAAAAATTCCACCTGACTTTAAAAAAGATACTGTGATATGTCCACGCTGTGGAAGAACTCATAGTCTGGCTTCATGA
- a CDS encoding LemA family protein, whose protein sequence is MTGLIIVIIVIAVVVLFVISMYNSLIQLRNRVKNAWSQIDVQLKRRHDLIPNLLETVKGYMKHEREIMENITKYRSQAMDAGTVGEKAQAEGLLSGALGQLRVQVENYPDLKANQNFLALQEELTSTENKISYARQSYNDQVLFYNNKIQMFPSNIIAGMFKFMQEEFFQVEDAKEKEVPKVSF, encoded by the coding sequence ATGACCGGTTTAATTATCGTAATCATTGTGATCGCAGTGGTTGTATTGTTTGTGATTTCGATGTACAACTCGTTAATTCAGTTGAGGAACAGGGTAAAAAATGCCTGGTCGCAGATCGATGTTCAATTAAAAAGAAGACACGATCTTATTCCGAACCTTTTAGAAACTGTAAAAGGTTATATGAAGCACGAACGCGAGATTATGGAGAACATTACAAAATACCGAAGCCAGGCAATGGATGCCGGAACAGTTGGTGAAAAAGCACAAGCTGAGGGTTTACTAAGCGGTGCTCTTGGGCAACTTCGTGTTCAGGTTGAAAATTATCCGGACTTAAAAGCAAATCAAAATTTTCTTGCGCTGCAAGAAGAACTTACTTCAACTGAAAATAAAATTTCGTATGCAAGACAGAGTTATAACGATCAGGTATTATTTTATAATAATAAGATTCAGATGTTTCCATCAAACATTATTGCGGGAATGTTCAAGTTTATGCAGGAAGAATTTTTCCAGGTTGAAGATGCAAAGGAAAAAGAAGTACCAAAAGTTAGCTTCTGA
- a CDS encoding 4Fe-4S dicluster domain-containing protein gives MSKEKGLLFDVTLCVGCGACYQACKEQNNLKQTSNDFLKDHLSDNTFTIVEQYDNLYARKLCMHCNDPACVSVCLVGAIKKQESGAVVYDADKCIGCRYCMQACPHHVPRYEWSSTQPRIKKCNMCTERVSKGQLPACVDSCPTEATLFGDKEQLIEIAKKRLLNNPEKYYQHIYGLEEAGGSNVMILSPVPFEQLGYISKLPKKAMPDFTAQAMDKIPSVVVGGGAFLAGMYWLTKRKNQIAKEEKINNKE, from the coding sequence ATGTCGAAAGAAAAAGGACTCCTATTTGATGTAACGCTTTGTGTAGGTTGTGGAGCTTGCTACCAAGCCTGCAAAGAGCAGAATAACTTAAAACAAACAAGTAATGATTTTTTGAAAGATCACCTATCCGACAATACATTTACAATCGTTGAGCAATATGACAACCTGTACGCAAGAAAACTTTGTATGCATTGTAATGATCCGGCTTGTGTTTCCGTTTGTCTTGTTGGCGCAATTAAGAAGCAGGAATCCGGTGCTGTGGTTTATGATGCTGATAAATGCATTGGATGCAGATATTGTATGCAGGCTTGTCCTCATCATGTTCCAAGATATGAATGGAGTTCAACACAACCAAGAATTAAAAAATGTAATATGTGCACCGAACGTGTTAGCAAAGGTCAACTGCCTGCTTGTGTTGATTCTTGCCCAACCGAAGCAACTTTATTCGGTGACAAAGAACAGTTGATCGAAATTGCCAAAAAAAGATTATTAAATAACCCTGAGAAATATTATCAGCATATTTATGGTCTTGAAGAAGCCGGTGGCAGTAACGTTATGATTTTATCTCCGGTTCCATTCGAACAATTAGGTTACATCTCAAAGCTTCCTAAAAAGGCAATGCCGGATTTCACAGCGCAGGCGATGGATAAAATTCCATCCGTTGTTGTTGGTGGTGGAGCGTTTTTAGCCGGGATGTACTGGCTTACTAAAAGAAAAAATCAAATAGCTAAAGAAGAAAAAATTAATAATAAAGAATAA